From a region of the Prevotella melaninogenica genome:
- a CDS encoding chloride channel protein, translated as MKVSGSQGIISRLDNWRKNHVSNRELVLVLAFAIGLLASLAAYILHFIIKLIEELVTSGFDVATINWLYLIYPIVGIWLTSLFVKYVVRDNISHGITRVLYAISTKQSRLKAHNTWSSIVASAITIGFGGSVGAEAPIVLTGSAIGSNLGRIFNLDNRTLMLLVGCGATAAVSGIFKAPIAGLVFTLEVLMVDLTMASLLPILIASVTATCFSYFFTGGSSMFHFQMDNIWGLDRVPPTILLGIACGFVSLYFMRLMSWCENGYGKLSSKPYLKLLVGGLVLSPLIFLFPSLYGEGYDSLRLFIEGKTEADWMQIMSGSMFAEKSNFLLLYVGLVVMTKVFATSATNGAGGCGGTFAPSLFIGGFGGFFFARFWNMQQLGVYIPEKNFTLYGMAAVMSAVMHAPLTGIFLIAELTGGYQLFIPLIIVTISSYLTINIFEHHSIYAVRLAKQGKLLTHHTDKSILTLMSMDKIIDHDFTSVGPDMEMGKLIHAISSSRNDYIPVLDESRKLLGEIDINNLRHIIFRTELYHRFHVNQLMSPPAAMLGVNDPMEDVMKTFERTGAQYLPVVNIDSQLVGYISRVRLYSMYRQFVADFSAE; from the coding sequence ATGAAAGTATCAGGTAGTCAGGGGATTATTTCTCGACTTGATAATTGGCGGAAGAATCATGTGTCCAATCGCGAGTTAGTCTTAGTACTGGCATTTGCTATTGGTCTTCTTGCTTCATTAGCAGCATATATTCTTCACTTTATTATCAAGTTGATAGAGGAATTAGTAACCTCTGGTTTCGATGTTGCAACGATAAACTGGCTCTATCTCATCTATCCAATCGTAGGTATTTGGCTGACAAGTCTATTTGTTAAGTATGTTGTACGTGATAATATTTCGCATGGTATTACGCGTGTTCTCTATGCTATTTCCACGAAACAATCTCGTTTGAAAGCCCATAATACTTGGTCGTCTATCGTTGCTTCTGCTATTACGATTGGTTTTGGCGGTTCGGTAGGAGCGGAGGCACCTATTGTATTGACGGGGTCAGCTATTGGTAGTAACCTCGGACGTATCTTTAATTTAGATAATCGCACACTCATGCTTCTTGTGGGTTGTGGTGCAACGGCGGCTGTATCAGGTATTTTCAAGGCGCCAATAGCAGGATTGGTATTTACATTGGAAGTGTTGATGGTCGATTTGACCATGGCTTCTCTTTTGCCAATCTTGATAGCATCAGTGACGGCAACGTGTTTCTCCTATTTCTTCACAGGTGGTTCGTCAATGTTTCATTTCCAAATGGATAACATCTGGGGACTTGACCGTGTTCCACCGACTATCTTGTTAGGTATCGCTTGCGGTTTTGTATCACTCTACTTCATGCGCTTAATGTCATGGTGTGAGAATGGTTATGGGAAACTTTCTTCTAAGCCTTATCTGAAACTGCTTGTGGGTGGCTTGGTACTTTCTCCACTTATTTTCCTCTTTCCTTCACTTTATGGTGAAGGCTATGATAGTTTGAGATTGTTTATAGAAGGAAAGACAGAAGCGGACTGGATGCAAATCATGAGTGGCTCTATGTTTGCAGAGAAGTCAAATTTCCTACTGCTTTATGTGGGCTTAGTTGTCATGACAAAGGTCTTCGCAACCAGTGCAACAAATGGTGCAGGCGGTTGTGGTGGGACCTTTGCGCCTTCTTTGTTTATCGGTGGTTTTGGTGGTTTCTTCTTTGCTCGTTTTTGGAATATGCAGCAACTTGGTGTTTATATTCCAGAGAAGAACTTTACGCTCTATGGTATGGCAGCTGTGATGTCGGCTGTGATGCATGCACCTTTGACGGGTATCTTCCTGATTGCCGAACTAACAGGTGGTTATCAACTCTTTATCCCATTGATTATCGTGACTATCAGTTCTTATCTTACGATAAATATCTTCGAACATCATAGTATTTATGCTGTTCGTTTGGCAAAGCAAGGTAAACTTCTTACACACCATACAGACAAGTCTATCCTCACTTTGATGAGTATGGATAAGATTATCGATCATGACTTTACATCTGTCGGACCGGATATGGAGATGGGAAAACTTATCCATGCTATCAGTTCCAGTCGCAATGATTATATTCCTGTGCTCGATGAGTCTCGTAAGTTATTAGGTGAGATTGATATTAACAATCTACGACATATTATCTTTCGTACTGAACTTTACCATCGTTTTCATGTCAATCAGTTGATGTCACCACCAGCAGCAATGCTCGGTGTCAACGACCCAATGGAGGATGTGATGAAGACTTTTGAACGTACGGGGGCACAGTATTTACCTGTTGTGAATATTGATAGCCAGTTGGTTGGCTATATCTCTCGAGTTCGCCTTTATAGTATGTATCGTCAGTTTGTAGCAGACTTTAGTGCAGAGTAA
- a CDS encoding L-threonylcarbamoyladenylate synthase codes for MKQEDDIKKAIEVMRKGGIILYPTDTVWGIGCDATNAEAVAKVYALKRRDDSKALICLVDSDNRLQRYVRNVPDVAWQLIEAVEKPTTLILDGAVNLAPNLIAEDGSIGIRITKEPFSHELCYRFQKAIVSTSANVSGEPAAQNYRDISEKILDGVDYVCESRRQEHKPHTPSSIIKLAADGEVKVIRK; via the coding sequence ATGAAACAGGAAGACGACATCAAGAAAGCGATTGAAGTGATGAGAAAGGGTGGTATCATTCTTTACCCAACTGATACTGTGTGGGGTATAGGTTGCGATGCTACCAATGCGGAAGCTGTAGCAAAGGTATATGCCTTGAAACGCAGAGACGATTCGAAAGCCCTTATCTGCTTAGTTGATTCTGATAATAGACTTCAGCGTTATGTTCGTAATGTTCCTGATGTTGCTTGGCAGTTGATAGAAGCTGTTGAGAAACCAACAACATTGATTCTTGATGGTGCTGTCAATCTTGCTCCAAATCTGATAGCAGAAGATGGGTCTATAGGTATTCGCATAACAAAGGAGCCATTCTCACATGAGTTATGCTATCGATTCCAGAAGGCTATTGTAAGTACTTCGGCAAATGTCAGTGGTGAACCTGCTGCGCAGAATTATCGTGATATCTCAGAGAAGATTCTTGATGGTGTTGACTATGTTTGTGAGTCAAGACGTCAGGAACACAAACCACATACCCCATCCAGCATTATCAAATTGGCTGCTGATGGCGAAGTAAAAGTTATAAGGAAATAA